CGGCCAGATCGGCTACATCCTGCTGGGAATAGGGATAGGCCTTGCAGCCTACGGAAGCGACGTCGGGGACGTGGCACTGGCCGGAGCGATATACCACACGGTCAACCACGCACTCATGAAGGCGCTCCTCTTCCTCGTTGCGGGAGCGGTCATCCACCAGCTCGGAACCAAGAACCTCAACGAGCTGAGCGGAATAGCCAGGAGGATGCCCGTGACGAGCTTCGCCTTCCTCGTGGGTGCGGCGGCGATAATAGGACTCCCGCCGCTCAACGGCTTCGCGAGCAAGTGGCTAATCTACGAGAGCTCGGCGCTCTTCAACCCGTTCCTGGCTGCGATAGCAATCATAGGCACTGCATTCTGTACCGCGGCATACATCAGGGTTCTCTTCACCTTCTTCGGAAGGCCGAGCGAGAGGGTCGTGAACGCCACCGAGCCAGGAAAAGCGATGCTCGTGCCGATGCTCATCCTGGTGCTGGCAATAATCATCATGGGACTCTTCCCATGGGCAATCAGCGAGAAGGTCATGATCCCGGCCGCGAAGACCCTGGAGAACTTCAGTGCATACGTAACGGCCGTGCTGGGGGGTGTCTGAAATGTTCGGCTACTGGGATGCACTCTATTTCGTTTACGTCTTCGCCATAGGCCTGCTCATCTCGTATCTCATTTACAAGTGGGCCGAGAGGGCCAGCACCGGAACCAGGAGAACCGGCGATGGTACGAAGATATTCCTCAGCGGTGAGGATCAGGACAACGTGGTTCCGCAGTT
This window of the Thermococcus siculi genome carries:
- a CDS encoding hydrogenase, with product MFGYWDALYFVYVFAIGLLISYLIYKWAERASTGTRRTGDGTKIFLSGEDQDNVVPQFEHFKGYVTGRHVMWGLIRGINRMFIAFRREHTGILSDYVSYLLVTTAIIVGALIVWG